In Gemmobacter sp., a single genomic region encodes these proteins:
- the meaB gene encoding methylmalonyl Co-A mutase-associated GTPase MeaB gives MSADDLVDGVLAGRTRAVARLISAIEQGAELAEPAARRLWQAGGRARVIGLTGPPGVGKSTLANRLVQDLRAGGQRVAVLAVDPSSPASGGAVLGDRVRMLAAATDPGVFIRSMSARGAFGGLSRAAGDALTVLEAAGFDTILIETVGVGQTEVEIAAFCPCVLLLQSPSAGDGVQAIKAGVVEIGSVHVVTRPDQGDPAALLRALHEMAAMRHAADPGGWVPQVLAADARTGDGMVALHDAITARFRWLADHPARAMAEEDQRIRTRALLALRAGAERRLALPDDPALAATLARVRLRQDHPMALVRQLSG, from the coding sequence ATGAGTGCCGACGACCTGGTGGACGGCGTTCTGGCTGGCCGGACCCGCGCCGTGGCCCGGCTGATTTCGGCCATCGAACAGGGGGCCGAACTGGCCGAACCTGCCGCCCGCCGGCTGTGGCAGGCGGGTGGCCGGGCCCGCGTGATCGGCCTGACCGGCCCGCCCGGCGTGGGCAAAAGCACGCTGGCGAACCGGCTGGTGCAGGATCTGCGCGCGGGTGGCCAGCGGGTGGCGGTGCTGGCGGTCGATCCCTCCAGCCCGGCCAGCGGCGGCGCGGTGCTGGGCGACCGGGTGCGCATGCTGGCGGCGGCGACCGATCCGGGGGTGTTCATCCGGTCGATGTCGGCGCGCGGGGCCTTTGGCGGGCTGTCGCGCGCGGCCGGGGATGCGCTGACGGTGCTGGAGGCAGCGGGTTTTGACACCATCCTGATCGAGACCGTCGGCGTCGGCCAGACCGAGGTCGAGATTGCCGCCTTCTGCCCCTGTGTCCTGCTGCTGCAATCGCCGTCGGCCGGTGATGGGGTGCAGGCGATCAAGGCCGGCGTGGTCGAGATCGGGTCGGTTCACGTGGTGACGCGGCCCGACCAGGGCGATCCTGCCGCCCTGCTGCGCGCCCTGCACGAAATGGCGGCGATGCGCCACGCGGCCGACCCCGGGGGATGGGTGCCGCAGGTGCTGGCCGCCGATGCGCGGACGGGCGATGGCATGGTGGCGTTGCACGATGCGATCACGGCCCGGTTCCGCTGGCTGGCCGACCACCCGGCGCGCGCCATGGCCGAGGAGGACCAGCGCATCCGCACCCGCGCGCTGCTGGCGTTGCGGGCGGGGGCGGAACGCCGGCTGGCCCTGCCCGACGATCCCGCTTTGGCCGCCACCCTTGCCCGTGTGCGGCTGCGGCAGGATCACCCCATGGCGCTGGTGCGGCAGCTGTCCGGCTAG
- a CDS encoding class I adenylate-forming enzyme family protein: MSTPAYVKSARPFAPAELSLGDLLRQAAAEVPDRIALKYLGPGDAVQDISYAALLARATDAAQDLAARFAPGDRLAIWMGNRPDWTVAQFAAAMAGLVVVAINPGCGSVELRYFLHQSGARGILHDRSFRGRAQADLLDPLRADLPGLAHALCIDDLPGFGLGGRTGPLPAVDPMAPAMIQYTSGTTGKPKGALLSHRGLVNATKASEETFALPAGSAWVNTVPMYTTSGSVFVTLMALWNRGTQILLPGFDPELVFQAVERHGGSFVPLVPTMALAVLDHPARAGRDLSALQVVVIGGSTIAPALVGRIDAELGAEVMVIFGQTEACSTLCLTSRGDTMDHRTQTIGYPLGGIEIRIADPATGATLAMGEVGEICARGPSVMLGYYNLPDQTAEALDADGWLHTGDLGQLDPDGYPRITGRLKDMIIRGGSNIYPREVEGVLAEMPGIADSAVFGLPDAHYGERVAAAIRLRPEASVTEAEVQDWLSSRIARYKVPSHVWVVDAFPLTASGKIQKFELRARFLDAPPG; this comes from the coding sequence ATGTCCACCCCCGCCTATGTCAAATCCGCCCGCCCCTTTGCCCCTGCCGAGCTGTCGCTGGGCGACCTGCTGCGCCAGGCGGCGGCCGAGGTGCCGGACCGCATCGCGCTGAAATACCTTGGCCCGGGCGATGCGGTGCAGGACATCAGCTATGCGGCGCTGCTGGCGCGCGCGACCGATGCGGCGCAGGATCTGGCCGCCCGCTTTGCCCCCGGCGACCGGCTGGCGATCTGGATGGGCAATCGCCCGGACTGGACGGTGGCGCAATTCGCCGCCGCCATGGCCGGGCTGGTGGTGGTGGCGATCAATCCGGGCTGCGGGTCGGTCGAACTGCGCTATTTCCTGCACCAGTCCGGCGCGCGCGGCATCCTGCACGACCGCAGCTTTCGCGGCCGGGCACAGGCCGACCTGCTGGATCCGCTGCGCGCCGACCTGCCGGGGCTGGCCCATGCGCTGTGCATCGACGACCTGCCCGGCTTTGGCCTGGGCGGCCGCACCGGCCCGCTGCCGGCGGTGGATCCGATGGCGCCGGCGATGATCCAGTATACCTCGGGCACCACGGGCAAGCCCAAGGGCGCGCTGCTGTCGCATCGCGGGCTGGTCAATGCGACCAAGGCGTCCGAGGAAACCTTTGCCCTGCCCGCCGGCAGTGCCTGGGTGAACACGGTGCCGATGTATACCACCAGCGGATCGGTGTTCGTCACGCTGATGGCGCTGTGGAACCGGGGCACCCAGATTCTGCTGCCGGGGTTCGACCCGGAACTGGTGTTCCAGGCGGTGGAACGCCACGGCGGCAGCTTTGTGCCGCTGGTGCCCACCATGGCGCTGGCGGTGCTGGACCATCCGGCCCGCGCGGGCCGCGACCTGTCGGCGTTGCAGGTGGTGGTGATCGGCGGATCCACCATCGCGCCCGCGCTGGTCGGGCGGATCGACGCCGAACTGGGGGCCGAGGTCATGGTGATCTTCGGCCAGACCGAGGCGTGCAGCACCCTGTGCCTGACATCGCGCGGCGATACGATGGATCACCGGACGCAAACCATCGGCTATCCCCTTGGCGGGATAGAAATCCGCATCGCCGACCCCGCCACCGGCGCCACCCTGGCAATGGGAGAGGTGGGCGAAATCTGCGCGCGCGGGCCTTCGGTGATGCTGGGCTATTACAACCTGCCCGACCAGACGGCCGAGGCGCTGGACGCCGACGGCTGGCTGCATACCGGCGATCTGGGCCAGCTGGACCCCGACGGCTACCCGCGCATCACCGGGCGGCTGAAGGACATGATCATCCGGGGCGGATCGAACATCTACCCGCGCGAGGTCGAAGGCGTGCTGGCCGAAATGCCCGGCATCGCCGACAGCGCGGTGTTCGGCCTGCCCGATGCGCATTATGGCGAACGGGTCGCCGCCGCCATCCGCCTGCGCCCCGAGGCCAGCGTGACCGAGGCCGAGGTGCAGGATTGGCTGTCCAGCCGCATCGCGCGCTACAAGGTGCCCAGCCATGTCTGGGTGGTCGATGCCTTTCCGCTGACCGCCAGCGGCAAGATCCAGAAGTTCGAATTGCGCGCGCGGTTTCTGGACGCCCCGCCGGGCTAG
- a CDS encoding acyl-CoA dehydrogenase family protein: MTASLDSFRQSVRDFVRDHLPADIAEKVRRGRELDKDDFVRWQKILHAGGYFAGGWPRDWGGQGWDHAHQLAFLQETGRAGAPMVMPYGVNMVGPVLNTFGTPDQRARHIPGILSSDVWWCQGYSEPGSGSDLASLRTRAVREGDHYRVTGTKMWTTEAQWADWMHCLVRTEDTGKPQEGISFLLIDMRSPGITLQPIVTIDGQYHTNQTFLDDVRVPVENLVGTEGRGWDIAKFLLGHERMSIADTGPKMRLMQRIEAMNDAVQADPAVPAGARSRLAADCLAVREELDTLVALEGYLVRAWDQGRPVGADGSVLKIRGTEVLQAQSELALRLQGLYAAAHDPGDLHRPLSDADSPARIASAMAHHYLYGRAWSIFGGTNEIQRTIIARTVL; this comes from the coding sequence ATGACCGCATCCCTTGACAGCTTTCGCCAGTCGGTCCGCGATTTCGTCCGCGACCACCTGCCGGCCGACATTGCCGAAAAGGTCCGCCGCGGCCGTGAACTGGACAAGGACGATTTCGTCCGCTGGCAGAAAATCCTGCATGCCGGCGGCTATTTCGCCGGCGGCTGGCCGCGCGACTGGGGCGGTCAGGGCTGGGACCATGCGCATCAGCTGGCCTTCCTTCAGGAAACCGGCCGGGCAGGTGCGCCCATGGTGATGCCCTATGGCGTCAACATGGTGGGGCCGGTGCTGAACACCTTTGGCACCCCCGACCAGCGCGCGCGGCACATTCCGGGGATCCTGTCGTCGGATGTGTGGTGGTGCCAGGGCTATTCCGAACCCGGGTCGGGATCGGACCTTGCCTCGCTCCGCACCCGGGCGGTGCGCGAGGGGGACCACTACCGCGTCACCGGCACCAAGATGTGGACGACCGAGGCGCAGTGGGCCGACTGGATGCATTGCCTGGTGCGCACCGAAGATACCGGCAAACCGCAAGAGGGCATCTCGTTCCTGCTGATCGACATGCGGTCGCCCGGCATCACGCTGCAACCCATCGTGACGATCGACGGGCAGTATCACACCAACCAGACCTTTCTGGATGACGTGCGCGTGCCGGTGGAAAACCTTGTCGGCACCGAGGGGCGCGGCTGGGACATTGCCAAGTTCCTGCTGGGCCACGAACGCATGTCGATTGCCGATACCGGCCCCAAGATGCGCCTGATGCAGCGGATCGAGGCGATGAACGATGCCGTGCAGGCCGATCCCGCGGTGCCGGCCGGCGCACGCAGCCGTCTTGCCGCCGATTGCCTGGCCGTACGCGAGGAACTGGATACCCTGGTCGCGCTGGAAGGCTATCTGGTGCGCGCCTGGGATCAGGGGCGCCCGGTGGGGGCCGATGGATCGGTCCTGAAAATCCGCGGCACCGAGGTGTTGCAGGCGCAAAGCGAACTGGCGCTGCGGTTGCAGGGCCTCTACGCCGCCGCGCATGACCCGGGCGACCTGCACCGCCCGCTGTCGGATGCCGACAGTCCGGCCCGCATTGCCAGCGCGATGGCGCATCATTACCTCTATGGCCGCGCCTGGTCGATCTTTGGCGGCACCAACGAAATCCAGCGCACCATCATTGCCCGAACGGTCCTGTAG
- a CDS encoding acyl-CoA dehydrogenase family protein, which yields MSDVLIDLTESQTMILDTLTRALRDGDDFDRRRRRLRADPPDRMALWAMMAELGALGLALPEGRGGFGGTPRDMALLPAAIGAALPVEPLVAVGITAARLLAATDADDLLAALAEGRSVPVPALLEGNDLLAPPRLNARMDGGVWALTGTKPAVRHADVATHLLVSARAEDGTPVLALCDAAAPGLTRDGFRLIDAAGAADLAFDGTPCRILLQGPAAEATMAEATDWTLAALAVEVAAICAALNAATFAYMADRKQFGQPLARFQALQFKAADMHIAATEAAAAADAALAALDLAPAARRLRVLSASLAADRTGRICAHHAVQLHGGMGVSDELAASHHARRLAAIRAQIGTTDARAAALETLAGRSAA from the coding sequence ATGTCCGATGTTCTGATCGACCTGACCGAATCCCAGACGATGATCCTGGATACGCTGACCCGCGCCCTGCGCGACGGCGACGATTTCGACCGCCGCCGCCGCCGGCTGCGCGCCGATCCGCCCGACCGCATGGCGCTGTGGGCGATGATGGCCGAACTGGGCGCCCTGGGGCTGGCTCTGCCCGAAGGGCGCGGCGGCTTTGGCGGCACCCCGCGCGACATGGCGCTGTTGCCGGCCGCCATCGGCGCGGCCCTGCCGGTGGAACCGCTGGTGGCCGTGGGCATCACCGCGGCCCGGTTGCTGGCCGCCACCGATGCCGATGATCTGCTGGCCGCGCTGGCCGAAGGCCGCAGCGTGCCCGTGCCCGCCCTGCTGGAGGGCAACGACCTGCTGGCCCCGCCCCGCCTGAATGCCCGGATGGACGGCGGGGTCTGGGCGCTGACCGGCACCAAGCCGGCGGTGCGCCATGCCGATGTGGCCACGCATCTGCTGGTCTCGGCCCGGGCCGAAGATGGCACCCCGGTTCTGGCGCTGTGCGATGCCGCGGCCCCCGGCCTGACGCGCGACGGCTTTCGCCTGATCGACGCGGCGGGCGCGGCGGATCTGGCATTCGACGGCACGCCCTGCCGCATCCTGCTGCAAGGCCCTGCCGCCGAAGCCACCATGGCCGAGGCCACCGACTGGACCCTGGCCGCGCTGGCGGTCGAGGTCGCGGCGATCTGCGCCGCGCTGAATGCCGCTACCTTTGCCTACATGGCCGACCGCAAGCAGTTCGGCCAACCGCTGGCCCGCTTTCAGGCGTTGCAGTTCAAGGCCGCCGACATGCACATCGCCGCGACCGAGGCAGCGGCGGCAGCCGATGCCGCCCTTGCCGCGCTGGATCTGGCCCCGGCGGCCCGGCGCCTGCGCGTGCTGTCCGCCAGCCTTGCCGCCGACCGCACCGGCCGGATCTGCGCCCACCACGCCGTGCAGCTGCATGGCGGCATGGGGGTCAGCGACGAACTGGCCGCCAGCCACCACGCCCGCCGCCTTGCCGCGATCCGCGCCCAGATCGGCACCACCGACGCCCGCGCCGCCGCGCTGGAAACCCTTGCCGGCAGGAGCGCCGCATGA
- a CDS encoding AMP-binding protein, which yields MDYGLRSWARQEPQRIALEFETLPPVTYGQLEARANRFAHLFRSAGLVRGDHVCGILPNGLDVIAAVWGAWRCGLYYTPVAHTFAAREIAYVVGNSDSRLVIGHARFADKLDRIATDCPGVDRRLASGDLPGWEDLDAALTAQPDTPIADEVPGALMMYSSGTTGAPKGIWRPLPDPEKARGGPPGFARDLIEIFRFDADTRFLSPAPLYHAAPLRWSLAITASGGTALIMDKFDAARALDLLETRAITLSQWVPTMFRRMLALPEDRRRAFAAPEHRACWHAAAPCPPALKRQMIDWWGPILSEYYAGSESVGLTRIDSAEWLARPGSVGRAVKGVLHILDDTWNEVPPGTPGNVYFDPPSRFAYYKDADKTAAKTSPQGWQTFGEIGYVDDAGYLFLTDRQEDMIISGGVNIYPQEIEHAIEAMPEVAECCVAPIPDEDFGERPVAFVVPAPGAPLGDALVARVAAHCRAELGSTKQPWQIRIVPDLPRSDAGKTLRRVLRADLAREAAPQSSACA from the coding sequence ATGGACTATGGCTTGCGCAGCTGGGCGCGACAGGAACCGCAGCGCATCGCGCTGGAATTCGAAACGCTGCCTCCCGTCACCTATGGCCAGCTGGAGGCGCGGGCAAACCGCTTTGCCCATCTGTTCCGCAGCGCCGGGCTGGTGCGCGGCGACCATGTCTGCGGCATCCTGCCCAACGGGCTGGATGTGATCGCGGCGGTCTGGGGGGCGTGGCGGTGCGGCCTGTATTATACCCCGGTCGCCCATACCTTTGCCGCGCGCGAAATCGCCTATGTCGTCGGCAACTCCGACAGCCGGCTGGTGATCGGCCATGCCCGGTTCGCCGACAAGCTGGACCGTATCGCCACCGATTGCCCGGGGGTGGACCGGCGGCTGGCCAGTGGTGACCTGCCGGGATGGGAGGATCTGGATGCCGCGCTGACCGCCCAGCCCGATACCCCCATCGCCGACGAGGTGCCGGGCGCGCTGATGATGTATTCCTCGGGCACCACCGGGGCACCCAAGGGCATCTGGCGCCCGTTGCCCGATCCTGAAAAGGCCCGCGGCGGCCCGCCCGGCTTTGCCCGCGACCTGATCGAGATCTTCCGCTTCGATGCCGATACGCGGTTCCTGTCGCCTGCGCCGCTGTATCATGCCGCGCCGCTGCGCTGGTCGCTGGCGATCACCGCCAGCGGCGGCACTGCGCTGATCATGGACAAGTTCGACGCGGCCCGCGCGCTGGACCTGCTGGAAACCCGCGCCATCACGCTGTCGCAATGGGTGCCCACCATGTTCCGCCGCATGCTGGCCCTGCCCGAGGACCGCCGCCGCGCCTTTGCCGCGCCCGAACACCGCGCCTGCTGGCACGCCGCCGCCCCCTGCCCCCCCGCGCTGAAACGACAGATGATCGACTGGTGGGGGCCGATCCTGTCGGAATATTACGCCGGGTCGGAAAGCGTGGGCCTGACACGGATCGACAGCGCCGAATGGCTGGCCCGCCCCGGATCGGTCGGGCGGGCGGTCAAGGGCGTGCTGCACATCCTGGATGACACCTGGAACGAGGTTCCGCCCGGCACACCCGGCAACGTCTATTTCGACCCGCCGTCGCGGTTTGCCTATTACAAGGATGCGGACAAGACCGCCGCCAAGACCTCGCCCCAGGGGTGGCAGACCTTTGGCGAAATCGGCTACGTCGATGATGCGGGCTATCTGTTCCTGACCGACCGGCAGGAAGACATGATCATCTCGGGCGGGGTGAACATCTATCCGCAAGAGATTGAACATGCGATCGAGGCGATGCCCGAGGTTGCCGAATGCTGCGTCGCCCCCATCCCGGACGAGGATTTCGGCGAACGGCCGGTGGCCTTTGTCGTGCCGGCCCCGGGGGCGCCGCTGGGCGATGCGCTGGTGGCCCGCGTGGCCGCGCATTGCCGGGCGGAACTGGGCAGCACCAAGCAACCCTGGCAGATCCGCATCGTGCCCGACCTGCCCCGGTCCGATGCCGGCAAGACCCTGCGGCGCGTCCTGCGCGCCGACCTGGCCCGCGAGGCCGCACCCCAATCCAGCGCATGTGCCTGA
- a CDS encoding SDR family NAD(P)-dependent oxidoreductase, whose product MVVQVFDDPQAQGAVVVAGGSGGLGREIARAFAEQGLAVGIGYRGNAAGAEALVQDLAGAGHRAMAGRMDLLAGDTVAAFLDSVADRFGGIGTVVYAAGPKVSIKPIAEFTPQEWADALTQDATGFFTLCHHAIPHLRRSRGSIVALSTAGTRRYPPLDVLSAGPKASVEMLVRGIAREEGRNGIRANAIGVGQIEAGQGAELLADPRFQRLAQRVLEGTPLRRWGTAADVANVALFLASPLAAFVTGQTICADGGGHV is encoded by the coding sequence GTGGTGGTTCAGGTGTTCGACGACCCGCAGGCACAGGGCGCCGTGGTGGTGGCGGGCGGCAGTGGCGGCCTGGGGCGCGAGATTGCCCGCGCCTTTGCGGAACAAGGGCTTGCGGTGGGCATCGGCTATCGTGGCAATGCGGCGGGGGCCGAGGCGCTGGTGCAGGATCTGGCCGGTGCAGGTCACCGCGCCATGGCCGGGCGGATGGACCTGCTGGCAGGCGATACGGTGGCGGCATTCCTTGATTCGGTCGCGGATCGGTTCGGCGGCATCGGAACCGTGGTCTATGCGGCCGGGCCCAAGGTCAGCATCAAGCCGATCGCCGAGTTCACCCCGCAGGAATGGGCCGATGCGCTGACCCAGGATGCAACCGGGTTCTTTACCCTGTGTCACCATGCCATCCCGCATCTGCGCCGGTCGCGCGGGTCCATCGTGGCGCTGTCCACGGCCGGGACGCGGCGCTATCCGCCGCTGGATGTGCTGTCGGCCGGCCCCAAGGCCTCGGTCGAGATGCTGGTGCGTGGCATCGCGCGCGAAGAGGGGCGCAACGGCATCCGGGCCAATGCCATCGGCGTCGGCCAGATCGAGGCGGGGCAGGGCGCCGAGCTGCTGGCCGATCCGCGGTTCCAGCGGCTGGCCCAGCGGGTGCTGGAGGGCACGCCGCTGCGCCGCTGGGGCACGGCGGCCGATGTGGCGAATGTGGCGCTGTTCCTGGCCTCGCCCCTGGCGGCGTTCGTCACCGGCCAGACCATCTGCGCCGATGGCGGCGGCCATGTCTGA
- a CDS encoding SDR family NAD(P)-dependent oxidoreductase: MGLLDGKVVIVTGGGRGVGRCIAMQAAAAGACVVVNDLGGDAAGQGGAIGPAEEVAAEIRAAGGQAVADGHSVADWDQAQAMVQTAVSSFGRLDGVVNNAGILRDKMFHKMDPETFDAVVKVHLYGAFYVSRAAAEVFRDQNSGALVHMTSSSGLVGNMAQANYMAAKLGIVGLSKSIAMDMARYNVRSNCIAPWAWTRLVGTIPDETPEQKARVEGLKKLRPELIAAFPVALLSDAAKGVSGQVFGTRTNEIYLFSQSRVIRSVHAGEGWTPDTVVSRALPALAPSFYPLDKSGDVFTWDPV, translated from the coding sequence ATGGGACTTCTGGACGGAAAGGTCGTCATCGTCACGGGCGGTGGCCGGGGCGTTGGCCGCTGCATCGCGATGCAGGCGGCGGCGGCCGGGGCATGCGTCGTGGTCAACGATCTGGGCGGCGATGCGGCCGGGCAGGGCGGCGCCATCGGCCCGGCCGAGGAGGTGGCGGCCGAGATCCGCGCCGCCGGCGGGCAGGCGGTGGCCGATGGCCATTCGGTGGCCGACTGGGACCAGGCGCAGGCCATGGTGCAGACGGCGGTGTCCAGCTTTGGCCGGCTGGACGGCGTGGTGAACAACGCCGGCATCCTGCGCGACAAGATGTTCCACAAGATGGATCCCGAAACCTTCGACGCCGTGGTCAAGGTGCATCTGTATGGCGCCTTCTACGTGTCACGCGCGGCGGCCGAGGTGTTCCGCGACCAGAATTCCGGCGCGCTGGTCCATATGACCTCGTCCTCGGGGCTGGTCGGGAACATGGCGCAGGCCAATTACATGGCGGCCAAGCTGGGTATCGTGGGCCTGTCGAAATCCATCGCGATGGACATGGCGCGTTATAACGTGCGGTCGAACTGCATCGCGCCCTGGGCCTGGACGCGGCTTGTGGGCACCATCCCCGACGAGACGCCCGAACAGAAGGCGCGGGTCGAAGGGCTGAAGAAGCTGCGCCCCGAACTGATCGCGGCCTTTCCCGTTGCCCTGCTGTCGGATGCGGCCAAGGGCGTGTCGGGGCAGGTGTTCGGCACGCGCACCAACGAAATCTACCTGTTCTCGCAATCGCGGGTGATCCGCAGCGTGCATGCTGGCGAGGGCTGGACACCCGACACGGTGGTTTCGCGCGCGCTGCCGGCGCTGGCGCCATCGTTCTACCCGCTCGACAAGTCGGGCGATGTGTTCACCTGGGATCCGGTGTGA
- the dctP gene encoding TRAP transporter substrate-binding protein DctP, translating to MKKHLLATTFLLLPAMAAAQTTLRYADYSANRGIRAEGVMAFLAEVEKRSEGRIKIEQHWAQALLPAAEILDGVINGVASLGTVSAVYTPDDVFAYSVGDLPITNPHEVAGSMAMYELATTHPALVAEFDDLGVVFLMNYSVGPIQMVCKGDAPATIEGFKGKKIRATSNYGRIYGTFGAVNVPLALPEAYSGLDTGLIDCSQAYGYVVESYKLQEVADSFVVIDGATIQSNAMVISRREFDALTPADQKMLVDLGKEYTRKGAEAMRARNLSVIEQLAGGGLNGHKLQVVRFTDDDRAKLEAAGKPFIDDYIAQGAKRGIDAAKLVEDYKALLAKHMAEVKG from the coding sequence ATGAAGAAACATCTGCTTGCGACCACGTTCCTGCTGCTGCCCGCCATGGCGGCGGCCCAGACGACCCTGCGCTATGCCGATTACAGCGCCAACCGCGGCATCCGGGCCGAAGGGGTGATGGCCTTTCTGGCCGAGGTCGAAAAGCGCAGCGAAGGGCGGATCAAGATCGAACAGCACTGGGCGCAGGCCCTGCTGCCGGCGGCCGAGATCCTGGATGGCGTGATCAACGGCGTCGCCTCGCTGGGGACGGTATCGGCGGTCTATACCCCCGACGACGTGTTCGCCTACAGCGTCGGCGACCTGCCCATCACCAACCCGCATGAAGTGGCGGGGTCGATGGCCATGTATGAACTGGCCACCACCCACCCGGCGCTGGTGGCGGAATTCGACGATCTGGGCGTCGTGTTCCTGATGAACTATTCGGTCGGCCCGATCCAGATGGTGTGCAAGGGCGATGCGCCCGCCACCATCGAAGGGTTCAAGGGCAAGAAGATCCGGGCAACCTCGAACTACGGCAGGATCTATGGCACCTTCGGCGCCGTGAACGTGCCGCTGGCCCTGCCCGAGGCCTATTCGGGGCTGGACACCGGCCTGATCGACTGTTCGCAGGCCTATGGCTATGTCGTCGAAAGCTACAAGCTGCAAGAGGTGGCCGACAGCTTTGTCGTGATCGACGGGGCGACGATCCAGTCGAACGCCATGGTGATCTCGCGCCGCGAATTCGATGCGCTGACCCCGGCGGACCAGAAGATGCTGGTCGATCTGGGCAAGGAATACACCCGCAAGGGCGCCGAGGCGATGCGGGCGCGCAACCTCAGCGTCATCGAGCAGCTGGCCGGCGGCGGGCTGAACGGCCACAAGTTGCAGGTGGTGCGGTTCACCGATGACGACCGCGCCAAGCTGGAGGCGGCGGGCAAGCCCTTCATCGACGACTACATCGCCCAAGGGGCCAAACGCGGCATCGACGCGGCGAAACTGGTCGAGGATTACAAGGCCCTGCTGGCCAAGCACATGGCCGAGGTCAAGGGCTGA
- a CDS encoding TRAP transporter small permease yields MAVRESLDRILGRIEDLSMWAAVVALALVALLVLLAVPARQLPWLQIPDSYLMVKLLMLMAVALGLGHVTGHGGHISVDILYVNFSPRMKRVARYVALIAGLVFFVPLAWWYADLTIDMAMRGRTQTGLLRLPRWPLYLFMFAGFLLVSLRLLLLVALGAPDRGSDADKEY; encoded by the coding sequence ATGGCGGTTCGTGAAAGTCTCGACCGGATTCTCGGGCGTATCGAGGATCTGAGCATGTGGGCAGCTGTCGTTGCGCTGGCGCTTGTGGCCCTGCTGGTCCTGCTGGCAGTGCCGGCCCGGCAGTTGCCATGGCTGCAAATTCCCGACAGCTACCTGATGGTCAAGTTGCTGATGCTGATGGCGGTTGCCCTGGGTCTGGGCCATGTGACGGGCCATGGCGGCCATATCTCGGTCGACATCCTGTATGTGAATTTTTCCCCGCGCATGAAACGGGTTGCGCGCTATGTGGCGCTGATTGCGGGGCTGGTGTTCTTTGTGCCGCTGGCCTGGTGGTATGCCGATCTGACGATCGACATGGCCATGCGTGGCCGCACGCAGACGGGCCTGCTGCGGCTGCCGCGCTGGCCGCTGTATCTGTTCATGTTCGCGGGGTTCCTGCTGGTTTCGCTGCGCCTGCTGCTGCTGGTGGCGCTGGGGGCGCCCGACCGCGGCAGCGACGCCGACAAGGAGTATTGA